From Candidatus Afararchaeum irisae, a single genomic window includes:
- a CDS encoding Nre family DNA repair protein has product MRLDDYIEIEIDSDESYERRRLAKEKSYEILDYLTESKNRFEEVEQSGSLFGSTSPSVFVGRSNYPRVSAGLLSPVAEEEDASEFSESQDWYERGLGIDNVLQYRTGLLNSDTRLDVEARGGFVDVQQEVALADRPVDVEIQLDDTPDFDVSLDQIATPTGPRATADEAELTENPHVPRSVEKVFGDDDWKAEDAMTYLYDKGFDVYEIDDILSAGALGQSDERKLVPTRWSITAVDDAVGSHIRHEIKTNPSVDSTYVWENTYMGNRYWVILSPGQWEFELVEIKSPGSIWNPSPDGDVYMASAHEGYDGRTTYVDETAGAYYASRIGALDYLRSVGRQAKCLVIREVTDDYWAPVGVWQIRESVRNAFEDESGVAETFPEAIDKVVSRLPVSTDRLRRKSTMVSGLQTSLDDFF; this is encoded by the coding sequence TTGCGACTCGACGACTACATAGAGATAGAGATCGACTCCGACGAGTCCTACGAGAGACGGAGACTCGCCAAAGAGAAGTCGTACGAGATCCTCGACTACCTCACCGAGTCGAAGAACCGTTTCGAGGAGGTAGAACAGAGCGGCTCGCTCTTCGGAAGCACGTCTCCTTCGGTATTCGTCGGCAGGTCGAACTACCCGCGTGTCTCGGCGGGTCTCCTCTCTCCGGTCGCCGAGGAAGAAGACGCCTCGGAGTTCTCCGAGAGTCAGGACTGGTACGAACGCGGTCTGGGTATCGACAACGTCCTTCAGTACCGCACCGGACTCCTCAACTCCGACACCAGACTCGACGTAGAGGCGAGAGGCGGATTCGTCGACGTACAGCAGGAGGTCGCACTCGCCGACCGTCCCGTCGATGTCGAGATACAGCTCGACGACACCCCCGACTTCGATGTCTCACTCGACCAGATTGCGACTCCCACAGGACCCAGAGCGACAGCCGACGAGGCGGAGCTTACCGAGAACCCTCACGTGCCCCGAAGCGTCGAGAAGGTATTCGGAGACGACGACTGGAAGGCGGAGGACGCGATGACGTATCTCTACGACAAGGGCTTCGACGTCTACGAGATAGACGACATACTCTCGGCGGGTGCTCTCGGGCAGTCTGACGAGAGGAAGCTCGTCCCTACGAGATGGTCGATAACCGCGGTCGACGACGCCGTCGGCAGCCACATACGACACGAGATCAAGACCAACCCGTCGGTCGACTCCACGTATGTCTGGGAGAACACCTACATGGGAAACCGTTACTGGGTGATACTCTCGCCGGGGCAGTGGGAGTTCGAGCTAGTCGAGATAAAGAGTCCCGGGAGTATCTGGAACCCGTCCCCCGACGGAGACGTCTACATGGCGAGCGCACACGAGGGATACGACGGAAGGACGACCTACGTCGACGAGACCGCGGGGGCGTACTACGCCTCACGCATCGGGGCTCTCGACTATCTCCGGTCGGTCGGACGACAGGCAAAATGTCTCGTAATACGTGAGGTCACCGACGATTACTGGGCTCCCGTCGGAGTCTGGCAGATACGTGAGAGCGTCCGGAATGCTTTCGAGGACGAGAGCGGAGTCGCTGAGACCTTCCCCGAAGCAATAGATAAGGTTGTCTCGCGTCTCCCCGTCTCGACCGACCGTCTCAGACGTAAGTCGACTATGGTCTCGGGGCTCCAGACGAGTCTCGACGACTTCTTCTAG